The DNA segment GATAAATCTAACCAACAGCCAGCTCTTAACGGACATACGCAGACGTGCGACACGGAGGAGGGCTAGTGTTTCAAAATGTcactggaaagggctcgccaactttcccgCGCGGTTTTAGGTTGTATGTCCACTTCAGATGTGTATTATATGGCTGAGATGTTAATGAGAACAGGATGTAGCCACTGAGCGAGCTTACTTTCCTCTAAAGTTGTTTCAGGGCCCTTTACATTTTTAACACGGGGGACCAAAAGCATGGGAGCTCTGTATTACTTAACAAAATTTTATATTATATCATTTCAGGGTTAGTTAGGTTTTCTGATCTTTCTGTTCTGTGATGTTAAATTATTTAGCTTGGTAAGTGATTCCTCAAAGCGAAACCTAATTTCATGTACGAAATTGACAGTATTGCTCCAATAGCCACTGCAATTGGTGACCACACGGCGCTGCCTGGCACAGATCTCGTAGTCGCAGCGGTGACGTCTCCGGCGGTCGTGGAGAACGCGCCGGTGGGCCGTATGATGTAACGCTCCGTGTACGGCCACGGCACGCAGTATTCTGGCGGCTGCAGGTCGATCGCGCTGGTAGGCGGGCACTCGAACGCCGTTGTGAAGTCACGCATGTGACGCAGCAGCGTGTTGAGCCTGTGGGTGTGTGCATGCGCGTTCTACAGCTCCGCGAATGCTCCGTGTTAGAAGCTACCCTAAATACCTAGCTTACAAATTCACAGCTCCACAAATGTTCCTCTTCTTCAGAAAGAAGATAGCGGAACTTTCCCTGGTGTTCTTTGTAGTGTTCGGATATTCGCTCTGTGTGTTACGGCGTGTACCGGTGAATTTTGCTTTAGCAAGGGGACTGAGTGAGCACGGACGTAACGATCGCAGGCCAATTGAGGCACCAGCTTCGAATGACGCCACTtgtctccagccaatgagaatcaTTCGGTCCGGTGACGTCCGTTCTTCTAGCCAATGGGAGAATTTTATGACAGATGCCACATTTATTATCTGATACAGTGGCAAGTAGCCATGGGGTTTAATAAGACGCAGAAATGGCTGAGGAAAATGCTTAGTGCACACTTAAAACTCGGGTTTTGCTATTCGTGCCTGACGTGGTTCGGAGGCAATAGACCGAAGTCGATGAGCTTGCGGTTGGCGTTGGGCAAAAGCACTTTACACATGTACTCTCCGAAGGAGTAAACAaatatggctggtggtttagcattcctaTGCACGACATATTCTGCGAAAGCACACTAGGCCACCCGAATTTTGGGGTTGGGTCAAACCcttttagccccgccgcggtggctcagtggttagggcgctcgactactgatccggagttacccgggttcgaacccgacggcggcggctgcgtttttatggaggaaaaacgctgaggcgcccgtgtgctgtgcgatgtcagtgcacgttaaagatccccaggtggtcgaaattattccggagccctccactacggcacctcttcttcccttcttctttcactccctcctttatccttttccttacggcgcggttcaggtgtccaacgatattgagacagatactgcgccatttccgttcccccaaaaccaattattattattattaaacccttTTCTGGAGTGACTCAGGTACTTTCCGAACGTGGGtcacttcatttttgaatttccggGGGTGGGCCAAGCCAATTTTGGCATTGTCCCAGGCAGGTTCCGAACGTGgaccaataatattaataattggtttttggggaaggaaatgacgcagtatctgtctcatatatcgttccacacctgaaccgcgccgtaagggaagggataagggagggagtgaaagaagaaaggaagaaaggggtgccgtagtggagggctccggaaaaatttcgaccacctggggatctttaacgtgcactgacatcgcacagcacacgggcgccttagcgtttcgcctccatcgaaacgcggccaccacggtcggtttcgaacccggctcagtagccgagcgttctaaccactgagccaacgcggcggattTAGACGGAACACCGATGGATATCGCGTTCTGCGAAACCCGGTCCCAAAATCATCAAGTAAAGCGTGCTGTGGTTCACCAACACGCTTTGCAAAAAAGAACTAATGTTTGGCCACGGTCGGTTGATTATCAACGCATCGTATGACATATCAATGCAGCAAATGTGAGCGTACCACGTGAGGAACAGGAAAGAAAGGAGCGGAACCGGCACGAGATGCAAGCGCTTCGTTCGGCAGCAAGAGGGACGCCACGCGCACACGAGCAGATCACACGTGCGATTCGAAGCCCCGAGGAGCCATGAACGGACAGCTGGCTGTTCCACGTCGTCACGAGTGGTGGGCACAAAGAATGTGGTCTCGAATGGCTGGCGAAGGCTGCAAGGCGCCTTCGACGACGAGCGGAGGACTAGACCGGCGCCAAAGGGCGGTGGCTCTAGGTCACCTGCTGTCATCATTACTGGGAGTAGCACTGACGCTCAGCGCCATCACCATCGGCCTGTCTGTGCTCCGTCATCAGAGAGGCTCCGAAGGAAGCGGCGTCTTTGGCATGGGACGCAGCTCGTGGAACACCTGCAACTCCAAGCTCTGCATGGCGCACTTCCGTCGCCTCAAGGACTCCCTGAACCGGAGCACGGCCCCGTGCGGCGACTTTTACCGCTTCGCGTGTGGCGCTTGGCATCCTCGCGCAGCCAAGTCAGAGACCGTCTTCCGAGACCTCCTGGCCGTGGCCCAGCAAGACGCCATCCGGTACCTGGAGGCCGTGATCGACGCCTCAAACAAAATGGTGCTGCCAACCGGGAAAGTCCTTTTGCCCGATTCCCGTCCGGTACTGCGCATTAACCgagctgagcgggcgcaccaggtCTGCCTGCACAGTGGTAGCAGTACCAAGGATGCCGCTTTGCTGACCGAGTTCCTTGCCGACCGGTCACTGTCCTGGCCTGAGCGCACTACGGCGCCCGCGCAGCCTCTGGACGTACTCCTGGACCTGGACATGAACTGGAACCTGGGCCTGTGGTTCTCGGTTTGTGTCTCACCCATACCGGGctgcaaccaacggcaggtgCGCGTGGGGTCCGGCATCGTGTCCTACAATTGGAAGCGGGCTCTGGACACCATGGTAACGCGGGGAGTGTACAAAGCACGCGTGCGTCGCTTTCACGACGCCCTTCGTGCGAGAAGCTTCGCGGCCATGAGCGACAAGGAAATGAAGGAGCTGCGCCgttatgagtcaacgatcgtcggTGCCCTGTGCGGCTCGGTGTCTGGTGGCCAGAACGAACTGGCCTTCCCGCTGAAGCAGATGCAGAATTTGGCCACTCCTCGCCTGGCCGCCGCCCAGTGGGACACTCTCCTCAACTGGCAGCTCAACAAAGCTCTCAGAGTGACCGAGGCTGACCGCGTCATCGCCACGAGCgtgaagctgctgcaggcagtcgACTATCTGCTGAGTTCGCTTCCTGCTGAGGTGGTGCTACACCAGCTGGCATGGTCGCTGGTGCAGATGATCGGATGGATGGCCGACTCGGCACTTCCGGGTCGACCCACGGCGTACGAGATGGAAGATATGCGGAGCGCCGACTGTTTCTGGGTCACACACAGAGCGTTCGGAGTAACCCACCTCTCCGGCTACATAAACACTACCTACCCGCTTCACTGGCTCTCCTCAGTGGACGCCATTCTGATGACCATCACTCAGACGGCCATCAACTTCTTCCTGAAGACATCTTGGATCCACGCtgagagccgagcggccgccgtcGACAAGCTGCGCCGCATGAACACCTCCCTCTGGCCTTCCGACTCCTACCTCAATGCATCGGAGGTGGCCGCCATATTGGAGAACTTCCCTGAGCCCAGAGAGGACGGTGCTGTGTTGCGGTACTGGCTGGACGCGTTGTCGGCTCGCCGAGCGCTCCTTGGCAGGCAGTGGGATGTAGCCGACGCCTTCTACCCTGGAGacttgcagccgccgcgggcccTGTTCCGCTACCACTATTACCGAAACGAGCTGGCTGTCTCGCTGCACGCGCTGCGCAGCCCGCTGTTCGTGGAGGGAGTGGGCCTCGCTGTGAACATGGGAGGCCTCGGAGCCCACTACGCCGTTGCCCTGGCCCGGGCGTTCGACCCACGAGGCGTCCTCCTGGACGGTCGCGGTTCCACCTCCGGTCTTTGGTGGGGAAAGTCCTCGTACCGGGACTACGAGCGGAGGACAGCGTGCCCAGCGACTGCCGCCAGTGGAGCCGAAGGAGGTGTGCAGGCCTTCGAGGGAGTCGCTGCCATCGAGATAGCGTACGGGGCCTTCAACGCGTCGCGCTCTATCGCCGACCAGGGTACGCGGACGCATCAGAGGCGGCGCATTTTCCTTGGCCTGTCAGAGGATCAGGCCTTCTTCGTCGCCTTCTGCGAAGCGTCCTGCGCGCGCGGGCCCAGcgagcgacaacagctgtcctgCACACTGCCGCTGAAGAACTTCCGCGAGTTCGCCACCGCATTTACGTGTCCCGTGGCCTCGCCCATGAATCCAGCGCTACGGTGCGGCTTCTTCGAGGCCAGTGACCAGCGGGCTGCCCGTAAAAATGGGGGTGAGAGTGAAGATGCCGGTAAAAGTGCGTCTACGAATGCGAGTGCGAATGTTGGTGCTGACGGCGCAGTGACGTCCTGTACGAGGCCACCGGCACGCCGGAGTGGCAGTGACGACCAGGATCCGTTGACACTGGCGACGAGTGGTCTCGCGGGGCATATGGTTCGACAGCCCCCAGTTTTATGAGAGAATTTTGTGGTGGCTGCTAGCTGCCATATTGTTTAAGCTGTCGTTACTCGAACGAATCGACGCAAGACGTTCGCTGCCAAAAACCATTTGGCTTGAAACAATAAAGTCTGCGCACTTGTGCGCGCAACTGTGCTTCTGTGTTCGTGCTcttgaagtagtagtagtaaacacgttaatttgggaAGAGAAAAGGCATAAGGGTGGGGGAGAGATATATTTGGAGTTTCAGGGGTCAACCTAGTCACCagcataaactgtctatgaactcattctttttctcagtcaGGAGGGCTCCTATTGCTCTAAACAAGGGCTAGTTATCTTgtgtagtaaagggcttttttcataGCCCCAGGCGACTTGGCACATCGTGGCGTAGcacccacaccacacgcactgtTTCATGTATCAAGAGTCTTGGTTTTAGGTTGAGAATACTGCCTGATGTTGCCAGGTAACAGTAGCTGGGGCCTATAATAATTAGGGTTATATTAAGCCATATACGTGTTTCGTACCATTTCAGGTCGCGTTTCACGGGAGGTTAAACgcataaggcgcccgcgtgctgcgcgatgtcagtgcaggttaaaagatccccaggtcgtctcAATCATtaccgagacctccactacggcacctctccctttcttccactgcctccttaatcccttctcttatggcgcggttcgggtgtccaccgagatgtgagacagttactgcgtcatttcatttcctcaaaaccaattttcaattatgttttcctttcctcaaacagattttcaattttagtttcattttcGACTTGCCCCAgtacctcagtggttagggcgctgggctagtgaatccaggcctcccactggcgccgactccagacccgaactgctccttaccttattctccttcatgccggctaccccgatcaattcattatttcttgtaagctctgcgggaaaccgagggacttccttcatgtcctcctcacatgtcgtaccttcccacaccatccatgcccaaccatggcggagtcatacagggagactctcctggccagctccgctgctgctgaccagcgccggataattaccgacaccctgaagcggatagccctccaagggctgtccttttccctgtaagggcagccccctaagggctgcctcgtgccatgttagggggcttgcccccctctgtatttggcaataatgtttccaccaccaccactgatccggagctcccgagttcgaaccccaccgcggcggccgcgtttcgaaggaggcgtaacgccaaggcgcccgtgtgctgtgcgacgccagcgcacgtctaagatccttaggtggccgaaaccattccggagccctccactacggcacctcttctctcagtccctccttcatcccctcccccacggcgcggcccaggactccgccgagatgttagacagacactgcaccatttcccttccccaacagccaatttttattattattatttacaccggtcccacccacttggccccaccgcgggctgccgacgcgcgcgggaatTGCCCGGATGGCAGAGCTTCCTGGCCCACCGGAGGGACGCTGCTGACTGGACTCTGCCGTTAGCACCATGACGTCTGGATAAATCTAACCAACAGCCAGCTCTTAACGGACATACGCAGACGTGCGACACGGAGGAGAGCTAGTGTTTCAAAATGTcactggaaagggctcgccaactttcccgCGCGGTTGTAGGTTGTATGTCCTCTTCTGATGTGTATTATATGGCTGAGATGTTAATGAGAACAGGATGTAGCCACTGAGCGAGCTTACTTTCCTCTAAAGTTGTTTCAGGGCCCTTTACATTTTTAACATGGGGGACCAAAAGCATGGGAGCTGTGCATTACTTAACAAAATTTTATATTATATCATTTCAGGGTTAGTTAGGTTTTCTGATCTTTCTATTCTGTGATGTTAAATTATTTAGCTTGGCAAGTGATTCCTCAAAGCGAAACCTAATTTCATGTACGAAATTGACAGTATTGCTCCAATAGCCACTGCAATTGGTGACCACAGGGCGCTGCCTGGCACATATCACGTGGTCGCAGCGGTGACGTCTCCGGCGGTCGTGGAGAACGCGCCGGTGGGCCGTATGATGTAACGCTCCGTGTACGGCCACGGCACGCACTATTCTGGCGGCTGCAGGTCGATCGCGCTGGTAGGCGGGCACTCGAACGCCGTTGCGAAGTCACGCATGTGACGCAGCAGCGTGTTGAGCCTGTGGGTGCGCATGCGCGTTCTACAGCTCCGCGAATGCTCCCTGTTAGAAGCTACCTTAAATACCTAGCTTACAAATTCACAGCTCCACAAATGTTCCTCTTCCTCAGAAAGAAGATAGCGGAACTTTCCCTGGTGTTCTTTGTAGTGTTTGGATATTCGCTCTGTGTGTTACGGCGTGTACCGGTGAATTTTGCTTTAGCAAGGGGACTGAGTGAGCACGGACGTAACTATCGCAGGCCAATTGAGGCACCAGCTTCGAATGACGCCACTtgtctccagccaatgagaatcaTTCGGTCCGGTGACGTCCGTTATTCTAGCCAATGGGAGAATTTTATGATAGATGCCACATTTATTATCTGATACAGTGCCAAGTAGGCATGGGGTTTAATAAAACGCAAGAAATGGCTGAGGAAAATGCTTAGTGCACACTTAAAACTCGTTGTTTGCTATTCGTGCCTGACGTGGTTCGGAGGCAATAGACCGAAGTCGATGAGCTTGCGGTTGGCGTTGGGCGAAAGCACTTCACACATGTACTCTCCGAAGGAGTAAACAaatatggctggtggtttagcattcctaCGCACGACATATTCTGCGAAAGCAGGCTAGGTCACCCGAATTTTGGTGTTGGGCAAAACCCTTTTTTGGAGTGTCTCAGATACTTTTCGAACGTGGGtcacttcatttttgaatttccaggggtgggccaagccaattttggcattgtcccaggtcggttccgaaagtggacaaataataataataatttgtttttggggaaggaaatggcgcagtatctgtctcatatatcgttggacacctgatccgcgccgtatgggaagtgatgagggagggagtgaaagaagaaaggaagaaaggggtgccgtagtggagggctccggaataatttcgaccacctggggatctttaacgtgcactgacatcgcacagcacacgggcgccttagcgtttcgcctccatcgaaacgcggccaccacggtcgggttcgaacccggctcagtagccgagcgttctaaccactgagccaacgcggcggattCAGATGGAACACCGATGGATATCGCGTTCTGCGAAATCCGGTCCCAAAATCATCAAGAAAACCGTGCTGTGGTTCACCAACACGCTTTGCATAAAAGAACAAATGTATGGCCACGGTCGGTTGATTATCAACGCATCGTATGACATATCAATGCAGCAAATGTGAGCGTACCACGTgaggaacaggaaagaaagaagcggaaCCGGCACGAGATGCAAGCGCTTCGTTCGGCAGCACGAGGGACGCCACGCGCACACGAGCAGATCACACGTGCGATTCGAAGCCCCGAGGAGCCATGAAAGGACAGCTGGCTGTTCCACGTCGTCACGAGTGGTGGGCACAAAGAATGTGGTCTCGAATGGCTGGCGAAGGCTGCAAGGCGCCTTCGACGACGAGCGGAGGACTAGACCGGCGCCAAAGGGCGGTGGCTCTAGGTCACCTGCTGTCATCATTACTGGGAGTAGCACTGACGCTCAGCGCCATCACCATCGGCCTGTCTGTGCTCCGTCATCAGAGAGGCTCCGAAGGAAGCGGCGTCTTTGGCATGGGACGCAGCTCGTGGAACACCTGCAACTCCAAGCTCTGCATGGCGCATTTCCGTCGCCTCAAGGACTCCCTGAACCGGAGCACGGCCCCGTGCGGCGACTTTTACCGCTTCGCGTGTGGCGCTTGGCATCCTCGCACAGCCAAGTCAGATTCCGTCTTCCGAGACCTCCTGGCCGTGGCCCAGCAAGACGCCATCCGGTACCTGGAGGCCGTGAACGACGCCTCAAACAAAATGGTGCTGCCAACCGGGAAAGTCCTTTTGCCCGATTCCCGTCCGGTACTGCGCATTAACCgagctgagcgggcgcaccaggtCTGCCTGCACAGTGGTAGCAGTACCAAGGATGCCGCTTTGCTGACCGAGTTCCTTGCCGACCGGTCACTGTCCTGGCCTGAGCGCACTACGGCGCCCGCGCAGCCTCTGGACGTACTCCTGGACCTGGACATCAACTGGAACCTGGGCCTGTGGTTCTCGGTTCGTGTCTCACCCATACCGGGctgcaaccaacggcaggtgCGCGTGGGGTCCGGCATCGTGTCCTACGATTGGAAGCGGGCTCTGGACACCATGGTAACGCGGGGAGTGTACAAAGCACGCCTGCGTCGCTTTCACGACGCCCTTCGTGCGAGAAGTTTCGCGGCCATGAGCGACAAGGAAATG comes from the Amblyomma americanum isolate KBUSLIRL-KWMA chromosome 1, ASM5285725v1, whole genome shotgun sequence genome and includes:
- the LOC144119393 gene encoding endothelin-converting enzyme 2-like codes for the protein MAGEGCKAPSTTSGGLDRRQRAVALGHLLSSLLGVALTLSAITIGLSVLRHQRGSEGSGVFGMGRSSWNTCNSKLCMAHFRRLKDSLNRSTAPCGDFYRFACGAWHPRAAKSETVFRDLLAVAQQDAIRYLEAVIDASNKMVLPTGKVLLPDSRPVLRINRAERAHQVCLHSGSSTKDAALLTEFLADRSLSWPERTTAPAQPLDVLLDLDMNWNLGLWFSVCVSPIPGCNQRQVRVGSGIVSYNWKRALDTMVTRGVYKARVRRFHDALRARSFAAMSDKEMKELRRYESTIVGALCGSVSGGQNELAFPLKQMQNLATPRLAAAQWDTLLNWQLNKALRVTEADRVIATSVKLLQAVDYLLSSLPAEVVLHQLAWSLVQMIGWMADSALPGRPTAYEMEDMRSADCFWVTHRAFGVTHLSGYINTTYPLHWLSSVDAILMTITQTAINFFLKTSWIHAESRAAAVDKLRRMNTSLWPSDSYLNASEVAAILENFPEPREDGAVLRYWLDALSARRALLGRQWDVADAFYPGDLQPPRALFRYHYYRNELAVSLHALRSPLFVEGVGLAVNMGGLGAHYAVALARAFDPRGVLLDGRGSTSGLWWGKSSYRDYERRTACPATAASGAEGGVQAFEGVAAIEIAYGAFNASRSIADQGTRTHQRRRIFLGLSEDQAFFVAFCEASCARGPSERQQLSCTLPLKNFREFATAFTCPVASPMNPALRCGFFEASDQRAARKNGGESEDAGKSASTNASANVGADGAVTSCTRPPARRSGSDDQDPLTLATSGLAGHMVRQPPVL